A part of Paraburkholderia largidicola genomic DNA contains:
- a CDS encoding family 1 encapsulin nanocompartment shell protein: protein MNNLHRELAPISSEAWSQIEEEVARTFKRSVAGRRVVDVKGPGGVALSSVGTGHQTTIAAPHHGVIAKLAEVKALVQLNVPFELSRDAIDAVERGANDSDWQPAKDAAKELAYAEDRAIFDGYKAAGIVGIREGSSNASLTLPADVADYPDAIGGALQQLRLAGVDGPYSVLLGADAYTALGEARDQGYPVLEHIKRLVNGDIIWAPAIEGGSVLSMRGGDYELHLGQDVSIGYQSHTDSAVRLYLRETLTFLMLTSEASVSVVPAE, encoded by the coding sequence ATGAATAACCTGCATCGCGAGCTTGCCCCGATCTCCAGCGAAGCCTGGTCGCAAATCGAAGAAGAAGTGGCGCGCACGTTCAAGCGCTCGGTCGCCGGCCGCCGCGTGGTGGACGTGAAGGGCCCGGGCGGCGTCGCTCTGTCCAGCGTCGGCACCGGGCATCAGACGACGATCGCGGCCCCGCATCATGGTGTGATCGCGAAGCTGGCCGAGGTCAAGGCGCTCGTGCAACTGAACGTGCCGTTCGAACTGTCGCGCGATGCGATCGATGCGGTCGAGCGCGGTGCGAACGACTCGGACTGGCAGCCCGCCAAGGATGCCGCGAAGGAACTCGCCTATGCCGAAGACCGTGCGATCTTCGACGGCTACAAGGCGGCGGGCATCGTCGGGATTCGCGAGGGTTCGTCGAATGCGTCGCTCACGCTGCCCGCCGATGTCGCGGACTACCCCGATGCAATCGGCGGCGCGCTGCAGCAGTTGCGGCTGGCAGGCGTCGATGGCCCCTACTCCGTGCTGCTCGGCGCCGACGCGTACACGGCGCTCGGCGAAGCGCGCGATCAGGGCTATCCGGTGCTCGAACACATCAAGCGGCTCGTCAATGGCGACATCATCTGGGCGCCGGCGATCGAAGGCGGTAGTGTGCTGTCGATGCGCGGCGGCGACTACGAGCTGCATCTCGGGCAGGACGTGTCGATTGGCTATCAAAGCCATACGGATTCGGCCGTGCGCCTCTATCTGCGCGAAACGCTGACCTTCCTGATGCTGACGAGCGAGGCGTCGGTGTCGGTGGTGCCGGCGGAGTAA
- a CDS encoding LysR family transcriptional regulator, with the protein MDLFHTTINSVHGVEMLERSHLMVVREVERQGSLTGAADVLNLTQSALSHTVKKLEQQLGTPVWTREGRSMRLTQAGQYLLGLANRLLPQFELAEERMKQYAQGERGTLRIGMECHPCYQWLLKVVSPYLARWPDVDVDVKQRFQFGGIGALFGYDIDVLVTPDPLKKPGLRFEPVFDYEQVLVVADEHALASEPYVTPEQLSAEVLITYPVETDRLDIYTQFLTPANVVPKRHKVIETTDIMLQMVASGRGVAALPRWLAEEYAGWMPLTPLRLGKKGIAKQIFLGTREADDAIDYLSAFVAMARKADWTGARFRD; encoded by the coding sequence ATGGATTTATTTCATACAACGATTAATTCTGTTCATGGAGTGGAGATGCTGGAGCGCAGTCATCTGATGGTCGTGAGAGAAGTGGAGCGGCAAGGTTCGCTGACAGGGGCCGCCGACGTGCTGAATCTCACGCAGTCGGCGTTGAGCCACACGGTGAAGAAGCTCGAACAGCAACTGGGCACGCCCGTGTGGACCCGCGAGGGCCGCTCGATGCGTCTCACGCAGGCGGGCCAGTACCTGCTCGGTCTCGCCAACCGGCTGCTGCCGCAATTCGAGCTTGCGGAAGAACGCATGAAGCAATACGCGCAGGGCGAGCGCGGCACGTTGCGTATCGGCATGGAATGTCATCCGTGCTACCAGTGGCTGCTGAAGGTCGTGTCGCCGTATCTCGCGCGCTGGCCGGATGTCGATGTCGATGTGAAGCAGCGCTTTCAGTTCGGCGGCATTGGCGCGCTGTTCGGCTATGACATCGATGTGCTCGTCACGCCCGATCCGCTGAAAAAGCCCGGCCTGCGTTTCGAGCCCGTGTTCGACTACGAGCAGGTGCTGGTCGTCGCGGACGAGCATGCTTTAGCGAGCGAGCCTTATGTCACGCCGGAGCAGCTTTCGGCGGAAGTGTTGATTACCTATCCCGTCGAAACCGACCGGCTCGACATCTACACGCAATTCCTGACGCCCGCGAACGTCGTGCCGAAACGGCACAAGGTGATCGAGACGACCGACATCATGCTGCAGATGGTCGCAAGCGGGCGCGGCGTCGCGGCGCTGCCGCGCTGGCTTGCGGAAGAGTACGCGGGATGGATGCCGCTCACGCCGCTGCGGCTGGGCAAGAAGGGCATCGCGAAACAGATCTTTCTCGGCACGCGCGAGGCGGACGATGCGATCGATTATCTGAGCGCGTTCGTCGCGATGGCGCGCAAGGCGGATTGGACGGGGGCGAGGTTTCGGGACTAG
- a CDS encoding ester cyclase, with the protein MNASDLSDVYRGYIDCLNRQDWAALGQFVDDDATYNGERIGLSGYRAMLERDFREIPDLRFDIALLVAEPPVIASRLQFDCSPKGTFLGLAVNGKKVAFTENVFYEFRGDKIVQVWSVIDKTAIETQLTQR; encoded by the coding sequence ATGAACGCGAGCGATCTTTCTGACGTGTATCGGGGTTATATCGACTGTCTGAACCGGCAGGACTGGGCGGCGCTGGGGCAGTTCGTCGATGACGATGCGACGTATAACGGCGAGCGCATCGGCTTGTCGGGCTATCGGGCGATGCTCGAACGCGACTTCCGCGAGATTCCCGATCTTCGTTTTGACATCGCGTTGCTGGTTGCCGAGCCGCCTGTGATCGCGAGCCGCTTGCAGTTCGACTGTTCGCCCAAAGGGACGTTTCTTGGACTTGCCGTCAATGGAAAGAAAGTCGCTTTCACCGAGAACGTTTTTTACGAGTTTCGCGGCGACAAGATCGTGCAGGTGTGGTCGGTGATCGACAAGACGGCCATCGAGACTCAACTCACGCAGCGCTGA
- a CDS encoding MFS transporter, translating into MSTLALEKAGLSKTQVIAATTLGTALEFYDFTIYSFFAIQIGQLFFPSASPVNQFLLSIGVFGVGFVVRPLGGIVIGAYADRAGRKKAMVLTIMLMALSCALIACAPPYAVAGMAAPFIVLAARLIQGFAAGGEFGPGTTLLVEYASDSTRAFFASWNFAATALGLALGAAVATLVNVSLPKDAILAWGWRIPFVLGIVAAPVGMLIRRRLEETLSDASSGSTHRRGALKAALTTHLKLTILGTFAELGGSVSVYITAFFLPSHAVRTLHLSSTASVASGVISSLVLFVAAPIAGKLADRFSRKRVLVISRVTLLLTVYPAFAWLSAQPSPWMLCAVSAFLALFVAGQIVPVLVMIPELFPKHVRATGIALTYVASASFFGGFSPFVASWLVALTGNPLAPAWYVAAACAVSLVPVIWLRDRTGEALE; encoded by the coding sequence GTGTCAACGCTTGCATTGGAAAAAGCCGGTCTGTCGAAAACCCAGGTCATCGCCGCGACGACGCTCGGCACGGCGCTGGAGTTTTACGACTTCACCATCTACAGCTTCTTCGCGATCCAGATCGGGCAGCTGTTCTTCCCGTCCGCGTCGCCCGTGAACCAGTTTCTGCTGTCGATCGGCGTGTTCGGTGTCGGCTTCGTCGTGCGGCCGCTGGGCGGCATCGTGATCGGCGCGTACGCCGACCGCGCGGGCCGCAAGAAGGCGATGGTGCTGACCATCATGCTGATGGCGCTGAGCTGCGCGCTGATCGCGTGCGCGCCGCCTTACGCGGTGGCCGGGATGGCCGCGCCCTTCATCGTGCTCGCCGCGCGTCTGATTCAGGGCTTCGCCGCGGGCGGCGAGTTCGGCCCCGGCACGACGCTGCTCGTCGAATACGCATCGGACTCGACGCGCGCGTTCTTCGCCAGCTGGAACTTCGCTGCGACGGCGTTGGGTCTCGCGCTCGGCGCGGCTGTCGCGACGCTCGTCAACGTCTCGCTGCCGAAGGACGCGATCCTCGCCTGGGGCTGGCGCATTCCGTTCGTGCTCGGCATCGTCGCGGCGCCTGTGGGGATGCTGATTCGCAGGCGCCTGGAAGAAACGCTCAGCGATGCGTCGTCCGGCAGCACGCATCGGCGCGGCGCATTGAAGGCGGCGCTCACCACCCATCTTAAGCTGACGATACTCGGCACCTTCGCCGAACTCGGCGGCTCGGTTTCCGTCTACATCACGGCGTTCTTTCTGCCGAGCCACGCGGTTCGCACGCTGCATCTGTCGTCGACGGCATCCGTTGCATCGGGCGTGATCAGCTCGCTCGTGCTGTTCGTCGCGGCGCCTATCGCGGGCAAGCTCGCCGACCGCTTCAGCCGCAAGCGCGTGCTCGTCATATCGCGCGTGACGCTGCTGCTCACCGTGTATCCCGCCTTTGCGTGGTTGTCGGCTCAACCTTCACCGTGGATGCTGTGCGCCGTGTCCGCGTTTCTCGCGCTGTTCGTCGCCGGGCAGATCGTGCCCGTGCTCGTGATGATCCCCGAACTGTTCCCGAAACATGTGCGGGCAACGGGCATCGCGCTAACCTACGTGGCGAGCGCGTCGTTCTTCGGCGGATTTTCGCCGTTCGTCGCGAGCTGGCTCGTTGCGCTGACGGGCAACCCGCTTGCGCCCGCGTGGTATGTCGCGGCGGCCTGCGCGGTCTCGCTCGTGCCCGTGATCTGGCTGCGCGACCGCACGGGCGAAGCGCTCGAGTGA
- a CDS encoding LysR family transcriptional regulator: protein MFIRQLDYLVTLAREKHFARAADACHVSQPALSSAIRALESELGLTIVNRGRRFVGFTEDGERVLGWARQTLATLQNMRQDAISAQDRLVGKLRVGAIPTVIPVASRVLAPCLLEHPHIRYDVHSLSSEAIHRQLDELELDIGLTYLDSGVQAGFAVLPLYRERCILLSPPGDHADLVEGACSWRELSGLPLGLLPQTMQNRQVINAAFRREQVQPEVLIECDSLLALYGHVLHAGMSSIFPHSLLSVLPAGDHVRRALLMPELTREIGLVARNREAMQPLVAAFWRCAEGLRLQDEFDALLPVC from the coding sequence ATGTTCATCCGCCAGCTGGACTACCTCGTCACGTTGGCGCGCGAAAAGCACTTCGCCCGTGCCGCCGACGCATGCCATGTCTCGCAGCCGGCCTTGTCGTCGGCGATCCGCGCGCTCGAGTCGGAACTCGGGCTGACGATCGTCAATCGCGGGCGACGCTTCGTCGGCTTCACGGAAGATGGCGAACGCGTGCTGGGATGGGCGCGGCAAACACTGGCGACGCTGCAGAACATGCGGCAAGACGCAATCTCCGCGCAGGACCGTCTGGTCGGCAAGCTACGCGTCGGCGCGATACCGACCGTGATTCCCGTCGCGTCGCGTGTGCTCGCGCCTTGCCTGCTCGAACATCCGCATATCCGCTACGACGTGCATTCGCTCAGCTCGGAAGCGATTCATCGGCAGCTCGACGAACTCGAACTGGATATCGGTCTCACGTATCTGGACTCAGGTGTACAGGCGGGCTTTGCAGTGCTGCCGCTGTATCGCGAACGCTGCATTCTGCTTTCGCCACCGGGCGATCATGCGGATCTCGTGGAAGGCGCATGCAGCTGGCGCGAGCTATCGGGCCTGCCACTCGGCCTGCTGCCGCAGACGATGCAGAACAGGCAGGTGATCAACGCCGCGTTCCGTCGCGAGCAGGTTCAACCGGAAGTGCTGATCGAATGCGATTCGTTGCTTGCGTTATACGGACATGTATTGCACGCGGGTATGTCCAGCATCTTTCCACACAGCCTGCTGAGCGTGCTGCCTGCCGGCGATCACGTGCGCCGCGCGTTGCTGATGCCCGAACTGACGCGTGAAATCGGCCTGGTGGCGCGCAATCGCGAGGCGATGCAGCCGCTCGTCGCCGCCTTCTGGCGCTGCGCCGAAGGACTTCGGCTGCAGGACGAATTCGACGCGCTGCTTCCCGTTTGCTGA
- a CDS encoding M24 family metallopeptidase: MNSTHKEAVGEQFSLDAMQHARVMTWNAVNAIAADVRPGMRESEANALALRILKDLGMDRIWHPVLVRFGENTLRTFKQRSNGDPVLADNDIFFIDLGAVWAKHEGDAGATFVCGDDPDMQACAQAARTIYDEVEQHWRATGCAGVDLYVYAAQRANAHGFRLNVDIKGHRVSDFPHAIYKAGDLGDFAATPAAGVWILEIQIAHPTRPFGAFHEDLLV; this comes from the coding sequence TTGAATTCGACACATAAGGAAGCCGTCGGCGAGCAGTTCTCGCTGGACGCCATGCAGCACGCCAGAGTCATGACCTGGAACGCCGTCAACGCCATCGCCGCCGACGTGCGGCCGGGCATGCGGGAATCGGAGGCGAACGCGCTGGCGCTACGCATCCTGAAGGATCTCGGGATGGACAGGATCTGGCATCCCGTGCTCGTGCGTTTCGGCGAAAACACACTGAGAACCTTCAAGCAGCGATCGAACGGCGATCCGGTGCTGGCGGACAACGACATTTTCTTCATCGACCTCGGCGCCGTGTGGGCGAAGCACGAGGGCGACGCGGGCGCTACTTTCGTGTGCGGCGACGACCCGGACATGCAGGCGTGCGCGCAGGCGGCGCGCACGATCTACGACGAAGTCGAACAGCACTGGCGCGCGACGGGCTGCGCGGGCGTCGACCTGTACGTCTATGCGGCGCAGCGGGCCAATGCGCATGGGTTTCGCCTGAACGTCGACATCAAGGGGCATCGCGTGAGCGACTTTCCGCATGCCATCTACAAGGCGGGCGATCTCGGCGACTTCGCCGCGACACCGGCGGCGGGCGTGTGGATTCTGGAGATCCAGATCGCGCATCCGACGCGGCCGTTCGGCGCGTTCCATGAAGATCTGCTCGTCTGA
- a CDS encoding TOBE domain-containing protein yields MRTSARNHFTGQITEVKPGAVNDEVTLRTQDGLDIVAVITHGSASSLGLAAGKPAFALVKASSVLVMVDAGNGQVSARNRVAGTVTAVTKGAVNSEVIVASASGAEIAAIITNESVDRLGLSSGAAASAIFKASSVIIGVD; encoded by the coding sequence ATGCGAACCAGCGCGCGCAATCATTTCACCGGACAGATCACCGAGGTCAAACCCGGCGCCGTCAATGACGAAGTCACGCTGCGCACCCAGGACGGACTCGACATCGTCGCGGTCATCACGCACGGCAGCGCGTCGTCGCTCGGCCTTGCAGCTGGCAAGCCGGCTTTTGCGCTGGTGAAGGCGTCGTCGGTGCTGGTGATGGTCGATGCGGGCAACGGCCAGGTGTCGGCGCGCAACCGCGTTGCGGGCACGGTCACGGCCGTCACGAAGGGCGCCGTGAACAGCGAAGTGATCGTTGCGTCCGCAAGCGGTGCGGAGATCGCCGCGATCATCACCAATGAAAGCGTCGACCGGCTCGGCCTTTCGAGCGGCGCGGCGGCGTCGGCGATCTTCAAGGCATCGAGCGTGATTATCGGCGTCGACTGA
- a CDS encoding NAD-dependent formate dehydrogenase, translated as MAKVLCVLYDDPVKGMPKQYARDGVPEITHYHDGQTAPTPKAIDFTPGELLGSVSGELGLRQYLESLGHTLVVTSDKDGPNSTFERELADAEVVISQPFWPAYLTAERIAKAPKLKLALTAGIGSDHVDLQAAIERGVTVAEVTYCNSISVAEHVVMMILGLVRNYLPSHEWVKKGGWNIADCVERAYDLEAMHVGTVAAGRIGAAVLRRLKPFDVKLHYTDRHRLPLDVEKELGATWHPDVESMVKACDVVTINCPLHPETENLFNEKLIAKMKRGAYIVNTARGKIVDRDAIVRALESGQLAGYAGDVWFPQPAPRDHPWRTMPHNGMTPHISGTTLSAQARYAAGTREILECWFEKRPIRDEYLIVDGGKLAGVGAHSYSAGNATSGSEEAARFKTA; from the coding sequence ATGGCCAAGGTTCTTTGTGTGCTGTATGACGACCCCGTCAAAGGAATGCCGAAACAGTACGCCCGCGACGGCGTGCCTGAAATTACGCACTATCACGACGGTCAAACGGCCCCGACGCCGAAGGCCATCGACTTCACGCCGGGCGAATTGCTCGGCAGCGTCTCAGGCGAACTGGGACTGCGTCAATACCTCGAATCGCTTGGGCATACCCTCGTCGTGACATCGGACAAGGATGGTCCGAACTCGACGTTCGAACGTGAACTCGCCGACGCCGAAGTCGTGATCTCTCAACCGTTCTGGCCTGCGTACCTGACGGCCGAGCGCATCGCAAAGGCGCCGAAGCTCAAGCTCGCGCTGACGGCGGGCATCGGCTCGGATCACGTCGATTTGCAGGCGGCCATCGAGCGCGGCGTCACGGTAGCGGAAGTGACGTACTGCAACAGCATCAGCGTCGCCGAACACGTGGTGATGATGATTCTCGGGCTGGTGCGTAATTACCTGCCGTCGCATGAATGGGTGAAGAAGGGCGGCTGGAATATCGCCGACTGCGTCGAGCGTGCTTACGATCTCGAAGCGATGCACGTGGGTACGGTGGCGGCTGGCCGGATCGGTGCGGCCGTGCTGCGCCGGCTCAAGCCGTTCGACGTGAAGCTGCATTACACGGATCGTCATCGCTTGCCGCTCGACGTCGAGAAAGAACTCGGCGCGACGTGGCACCCGGATGTCGAATCGATGGTGAAGGCATGCGACGTGGTGACGATCAACTGTCCGCTGCACCCCGAAACGGAAAACCTCTTCAACGAAAAGCTGATCGCGAAGATGAAGCGCGGCGCGTATATCGTGAACACGGCGCGCGGCAAGATCGTCGATCGCGACGCAATCGTGCGGGCGCTCGAATCGGGGCAACTGGCGGGCTATGCGGGCGACGTGTGGTTCCCGCAACCGGCGCCGCGCGATCATCCGTGGCGCACGATGCCGCACAACGGCATGACGCCGCATATTTCGGGCACGACGTTGTCGGCGCAGGCGCGTTACGCGGCTGGCACGCGTGAGATCCTCGAGTGCTGGTTCGAGAAGCGGCCCATCCGCGACGAGTATCTGATCGTCGATGGCGGCAAGCTGGCGGGCGTCGGCGCGCATTCGTACAGCGCGGGCAATGCGACGTCGGGATCGGAAGAGGCGGCGCGATTCAAGACGGCGTAA
- the metE gene encoding 5-methyltetrahydropteroyltriglutamate--homocysteine S-methyltransferase produces the protein MVTTHNLGFPRIGAKRELKFALENYWKNESTRDELKAAGAQLRERHWKDQAHLDFVPVGDFAFYDQVLDMSFTLGNLPERVRGFHGDALDNAFRVARGRSAQNDDAHGACCGGVTAGEMTKWFDTNYHYIVPEFDANTQFSLDPSRLLEQINEARALGVNVKPVIIGPVTYLWLGKAKDDSDKLALLPRLLPVYAALLDYFTAQGIDWVQFDEPVLVTELDAKWRDAFVTAYDALSARRIKLLLATYFGPLQDNLELACKLPVDGLHIDAINARDEVAQVAAKLPDAVVLSVGVINGRNIWKTDLNAVLEWLEPLHGSLGDRLWIAPSCSLLHTPVDLNSEQKLDAEIKSWLAFALQKLDELTVLAGALNNGRESVADALDANAAAIESRRVSPRVHNPAVKAAIARIDAALGKRVSAYPQRAEKQSAILNLPAFPTTTIGSFPQTGDIRHARSQYKAGGLDQAGYKAAMEREITRAVKEQEALGLDVLVHGEAERNDMVEYFGEQLDGYAFSQFGWVQSYGSRCVKPPILFGDISRPKAMTVEWIRYAQSQTTKPMKGMLTGPVTILNWSFVRDDQPRSVSCHQLALAIREEVLDLEKAGVRVIQIDEAALREGLPLRRSQWSEYLQWAVESFRITANGVQDETQIHTHMCYSEFNDIIASIADMDADVITIETSRSDMELLDAFDDFDYPNQIGPGVYDIHSPNIPSQDHIVNLMKKAAGRIPPERLWVNPDCGLKTRAWEEVIPALKNMVAAAQTLRQSV, from the coding sequence ATGGTCACGACACACAATCTGGGCTTTCCGCGCATCGGCGCGAAACGCGAACTAAAATTCGCACTCGAAAATTACTGGAAGAACGAATCGACGCGCGACGAGCTAAAGGCGGCCGGCGCGCAGCTTCGCGAGCGGCACTGGAAAGATCAGGCGCATCTGGACTTCGTGCCCGTCGGTGATTTCGCGTTCTACGACCAGGTGCTTGACATGAGCTTCACGCTCGGCAATCTGCCCGAGCGCGTGCGCGGCTTTCACGGCGATGCGCTCGACAACGCGTTCCGCGTCGCGCGCGGACGCTCGGCGCAGAACGACGACGCGCACGGCGCGTGCTGCGGCGGCGTGACGGCGGGTGAAATGACCAAGTGGTTCGACACGAACTATCACTACATCGTCCCCGAGTTCGATGCGAACACGCAGTTCTCGCTCGACCCGTCGCGTCTGCTCGAACAGATCAACGAGGCCCGCGCGCTCGGCGTCAACGTGAAGCCCGTCATCATCGGACCCGTCACGTATCTGTGGCTCGGCAAGGCAAAGGACGACTCCGACAAGCTCGCGCTGCTGCCGCGCCTGCTGCCCGTCTATGCAGCGCTGCTCGACTACTTCACGGCGCAGGGCATCGACTGGGTGCAGTTCGACGAGCCGGTGCTGGTGACGGAACTCGATGCGAAGTGGCGCGACGCGTTCGTCACGGCCTACGATGCGCTGTCCGCACGCCGCATCAAGCTGCTGCTCGCGACCTACTTTGGGCCGTTGCAGGACAACCTCGAACTCGCGTGCAAGCTGCCCGTCGACGGGCTGCATATCGATGCAATCAATGCGCGCGATGAAGTCGCGCAGGTCGCGGCAAAGCTCCCCGATGCAGTAGTGCTGTCGGTTGGCGTGATCAACGGCCGCAACATCTGGAAGACCGATCTGAACGCAGTGCTCGAATGGCTCGAACCGCTGCACGGCTCGCTTGGCGACCGCTTGTGGATCGCGCCTTCGTGCTCGCTGCTGCATACACCCGTCGATCTGAACAGTGAACAGAAACTCGACGCCGAGATCAAATCGTGGCTCGCCTTCGCGCTGCAAAAGCTCGACGAACTGACGGTGCTGGCGGGCGCGCTGAACAATGGGCGCGAGTCAGTGGCCGATGCACTCGACGCGAACGCCGCTGCTATCGAAAGCCGACGCGTGTCGCCGCGCGTGCACAACCCGGCCGTCAAGGCCGCCATTGCGCGTATCGACGCGGCGCTCGGCAAGCGCGTGAGCGCTTATCCGCAGCGTGCAGAAAAGCAGTCCGCGATTCTCAACCTGCCCGCGTTCCCGACCACCACGATCGGCTCCTTCCCACAGACGGGCGACATCCGTCACGCGCGCAGCCAGTACAAGGCCGGCGGACTCGATCAGGCCGGCTACAAGGCTGCGATGGAGCGCGAGATCACGCGCGCCGTGAAAGAACAGGAAGCCCTTGGCCTCGACGTGCTCGTGCATGGCGAAGCCGAACGCAACGACATGGTCGAATACTTCGGCGAGCAACTGGATGGCTACGCGTTCAGCCAGTTCGGCTGGGTGCAGTCATATGGCTCGCGCTGCGTGAAGCCGCCCATTCTGTTCGGCGACATCAGCCGTCCAAAGGCGATGACCGTCGAATGGATCCGTTACGCGCAATCGCAAACCACGAAGCCGATGAAAGGCATGCTGACCGGGCCTGTCACGATTCTGAACTGGTCGTTCGTTCGCGACGACCAGCCGCGCTCGGTGTCGTGCCATCAACTGGCGCTCGCGATCCGCGAAGAAGTGCTGGACCTCGAAAAGGCCGGCGTGCGCGTGATCCAGATCGACGAAGCGGCCCTGCGCGAAGGCCTTCCGTTGCGCCGCTCGCAGTGGAGCGAGTATCTGCAATGGGCAGTGGAGTCGTTCCGCATCACCGCGAACGGCGTGCAGGACGAAACGCAGATTCACACCCACATGTGCTATTCGGAGTTCAACGACATCATCGCGTCGATCGCCGACATGGACGCCGACGTAATCACGATCGAAACGTCGCGCTCGGATATGGAACTGCTCGATGCGTTCGACGACTTCGACTATCCGAACCAGATCGGGCCGGGCGTGTACGACATACACTCGCCTAATATTCCGAGCCAAGACCACATCGTGAATCTGATGAAGAAGGCGGCCGGGCGCATTCCGCCCGAACGGTTGTGGGTCAATCCCGATTGCGGCCTGAAGACGCGTGCATGGGAAGAAGTGATTCCCGCGCTGAAGAACATGGTGGCGGCTGCACAGACACTTCGTCAAAGCGTCTGA
- a CDS encoding helix-turn-helix domain-containing protein → MARSVARKQPESVEPTSQIDHQAVGARLRDARKTRGLTLMQLSEQSGIAVSTISKAERGDIALTYDKFAALAHALQLEFDAIFGRAKHTKRAGASAIVPTFTASGQQMIYDTPNYEYGMLANDLTGKRMVPMRAHVRARKLTDFPDYIRHSGEEFVFLLDGTLELRFETGAVFQLKPGDSLYFDSSVGHVYLSTGKKPAEVLVCCVDTDAHRPADAI, encoded by the coding sequence ATGGCCAGATCCGTCGCGCGCAAACAACCTGAATCTGTCGAGCCCACGTCGCAGATCGATCACCAGGCGGTCGGCGCGCGGCTGCGCGACGCGCGCAAGACGCGCGGGCTGACGCTGATGCAGTTGTCGGAACAGTCGGGTATCGCCGTGTCGACGATCTCGAAGGCCGAGCGCGGCGATATCGCGCTGACCTACGACAAGTTCGCGGCGCTCGCGCACGCGCTGCAGCTCGAGTTCGACGCGATCTTCGGCCGCGCGAAGCATACGAAGCGTGCGGGCGCGAGCGCTATCGTGCCGACGTTCACGGCGTCGGGCCAGCAGATGATCTACGACACGCCCAACTACGAATACGGGATGCTCGCCAACGACCTCACGGGCAAGCGCATGGTGCCGATGCGCGCGCACGTGCGGGCGCGCAAGCTCACCGATTTTCCCGACTACATTCGCCATAGCGGCGAGGAGTTCGTGTTCCTGCTGGACGGCACGCTCGAACTGCGCTTCGAAACGGGCGCGGTGTTTCAGTTGAAGCCGGGAGACAGCCTGTACTTCGACAGTTCGGTTGGACACGTGTATCTCAGCACGGGGAAAAAGCCGGCGGAAGTGCTGGTGTGCTGCGTGGACACGGACGCGCACCGGCCCGCCGACGCGATCTGA